CGGCAGCGGACCGGCGATCGCGACGGTCCTGGCCGTCGCGCTGCTCGGCGAGCGACCCTCGGCGGCGGCGCTGTGCGGCGCCGCGCTGGTCGTGCTGAGCGTCGCCGTCCTCACCGGCTGGCGGCGTCAGGGGTCCCCGGGCGGCGGGCGAGCGGCCGTCCTCTACGGCCTGGGCACGGGGGTGTTCATCGGCGCCTACACGGTGTGGGACGGCTGGGCGGTGCGCGCGCTGGGGGCGCCGCCGGTCCTCTACCTCTACCTGGGCGAGGTGGGCCGGCTCGCGCTGCTCGCCCCCTTCGTGCTGGCGCGCCTCGAGGCCGGCGAGCCCGCCCGCACCTGGCGGCAGAGCCGCTGGGAGGCGCTCGGCGTGGCGGCGCTTAGCCCCCTCGCCTACCTGCTCGTGCTCACGGCCATGTCGTTCACGCCCGTGAGCCTCATCGCGCCCGCGCGCGAGGTGAGCATCCTCGTGGGCGCGGCGCTGGGCGCCCTGCTGCTGCGCGAGGGCTTCGCCGGGCGCCGCCTGGCGGGGGCGGCCGGCATGGTCGCCGGCGTGGTGCTCCTGGCGCTGGGCTAGCCGCGACCGGCACCGCCGGCGCGTACGACGCCGGCGCCGGCGCCGGGCTCCCAGACCGGCTAGTAGTGCCCCAGCAGCCCGAGCCGCATGGCGCGGCGCTCGAAGAGCTTGAACGCCACGAAACCGAGGGCGAGGTAGACGGCGCCAGAGACCCACAAGGAGGCCCAGTCGGCGGCGGTGAACGACGCCAGCGAGACGCCGTCGGCCAGGACGCGCCTGACCATGTCGATGCCCTTGGCGGCGGGGGCCAGTTCCAGAAGCGGCGCCTGGGCCAGCGGCACGTAGGAGATGGCCATGAGCACGAACTGCGTCATCTGCAGCATCGAGCCCACCTGCTTGTAGACGAGGGTCAGGCCGGCGACCAGGTAGGCGAGGCCCATCACGGCCAGTAGCGTCGGCGGCAGCAGCGCCGCCAGGGCGCCGACGTCGACGGTCAGCCACGTGCGCGCCGTGAGCATGCTGAGCGCCATGAGGCCGACGAGCAGGGCCAGGTCGATGAGGAGCGTGGCGACCATGCGGAAGAGCAGGATCAGCCAGGCGGGCACCGTGCCCAGGTAGAGCTGCTCGAGCGTGCCGCGCAGCGCCTCGTTGGAGAGCTCCCACCCCATCGAGTTGACGCCCATCATCAGCAGGAACCAGAAGCCGTTGGCCACCAGGACGTGCCTCACGGCGCTGCCGAGGTCCGCCTCGCCGCCGACGAAGCGGATGCCGAGGAGGAGGAACAGGAAGATCGCGTAGAAGGTCACGATCATGCTGATCGTGTTCGGCAGGTAGCGGCGCAGCTCGATGACCGCCTTGACCAGGTTCGCGCGGAACGAGTGGAGGTAGCCCTCAGAGAGCAACGGTCGCCTCCTTCAGCGCCAGGGGCGGCGGCACCGACGGGCCGACGCCGCCGTCCTGCAGGAGCCGCCTGAAGACCTCCTCGAAGCGCGGGGTGGTCCGCTCGATGCCCTCGATCTCCGCGCCCGCCGCGCGCAGGTCGTCCATCAGCCGGTAGAGCTCCCCCGCCTCGGCGAACTCGACCTCGAACGAGGCGTCGTCGCTCGCCGCCATGGCGTAGCGCGCGCGGAGCCGGGCCATGGCGTCCGCCGCCAGGGGCGCGGCCAGGACGACGCGGAAG
Above is a genomic segment from Trueperaceae bacterium containing:
- a CDS encoding DMT family transporter codes for the protein MTAAALALVLGSALIHATWNLLAKRARGGVAFLWLLTAGTAAIYAPVAGLYAYLSRPALTGWHALAALVSSAIHVGYFLCLQRGYRVGDLSLVYPLARGSGPAIATVLAVALLGERPSAAALCGAALVVLSVAVLTGWRRQGSPGGGRAAVLYGLGTGVFIGAYTVWDGWAVRALGAPPVLYLYLGEVGRLALLAPFVLARLEAGEPARTWRQSRWEALGVAALSPLAYLLVLTAMSFTPVSLIAPAREVSILVGAALGALLLREGFAGRRLAGAAGMVAGVVLLALG